A region of the Rhizobium binae genome:
ATCACCAAGCTGACGCCGAACATCACCGATATCCGCCGCCCCGCCCGCGCCGCCAAGGCCGGCGGCACCGATGCCGTTTCGCTGATCAACACGATCAATTCGATCGTCTCCGTCGATCTCGACAACTTCGCTCCCAACCCGACGGTCGGCGGCAAGGGCAGCCATGGCGGTTATTGCGGCCCGGCGGTCAAGCCGATCGCGCTCAACATGGTGGCCGAAATCGCGCGTGATCCCGAAACCTACGGGCTGCCGATCTCCGGCATCGGCGGCATCACCACCTGGCGGGACGCGGCCGAATTCCTGGTTCTTGGCGCTGGCAACGTCCAGGTCTGCACGGCCGCCATGACCTACGGCTTCAAGATAGTCCAGGAAATGATTACTGGCCTCAGCGACTGGATGGACGAAAAGGGTCACAAGACCCTGGACGACATCACCGGCCGCGCCGTGCCCAACGTCACCGACTGGCAGTATCTTAACCTCAACTACATCGCCAAGGCGAAAATCGACCAGGACGCCTGCATCAAATGCGGCCGCTGCCACATCGCCTGCGAGGACACTTCGCACCAGGCGATCACCAATGTCGTCAACGGCCTGCGCCATTTCGAGGTGATCGAAGAGGAATGCGTCGGCTGCAATCTCTGCGTCAATGTCTGCCCGGTTGAGAACTGCATCACCATGGAACCGCTGGCCGCAGGAACCCTCGACAAGCGTACCGGCCGGACCGTCGATCCGAACTATGCCAACTGGACAACGCATCCAAACAACCCGATGGCCCGCCGGGCGGCGGAATGACGGCATCGCAACGCCGCGGACTTGGTCCGCGGCGAGACGCTGTATGGCAGATGCAATTTTCGGGCTTAATGGGGCCCTAAGGTGGCGAAGGCATGTCTGGGAACATCATGAGGCTGCCGAAGTTAGCGCAGGCGATCTCCGCGAGAGAGCCATGCACGACCACTCAAGCAGCAAAAACTCGAAACCGATGCCTCCCATTTCGAACCGACGCCTTCCGATCGGAGCCGAGGTTGACGCCGACGGCGTTTCGTTCCGATTGTGGGCCCCTGCCAGGGAGCGCTGTTTCCTCGTGATCGAGGGAAATTCCGAACACGAGATGATGGCGGAGGACTCCGGCTACTTCTGGCTCTATGTGCCGGGTCTGACTGCAGGGGCGCGATACCAGTTTCACTTTGGAGACGCGAGCGATCTCCTTGCCGATCCTGCCTCGCGTTTTCAGCCGGATGGTCCGTCAGGGTCATCGGTCGTCGTGGATCCGACCCGGTATCCCTGGAATGATCATGATTGGCAAGGAATGTCAGCCTTCGGAACTACCCTCTATGAGATGCACATCGGCACCTTCACAAGGGACGGCAGCTTTGCGTCAGCCCGGGAAAAGCTGGCAAAACTTCGAATGATCGGCATCAACTGCCTCGAAGTAATGCCGATCAATGAGTTTGAAGGCGAATTCGGCTGGGGCTACGACGGCACGTTGCTCTATGCTCCGACGCGACTCTATGGACCGCCGGATGATGTGCGCGCCTTCGTCGATGAAGCCCACCGGCTCGGCATGGGGGTGATTCTCGACGTGGTCTACAATCACTTCGGCTCCGGCGAACGTTTTTGCGAATTCACACCTGAGTATTTCACCGAGCGTTACTCGAACGAGTGGGGCAAGTCGATCAACTTCGATGGTCCGAACAGCCGAGGCGTTCGCGAATATGTCGCAAAGAACGCAGCCTATTGGATCGACGAATTTCACTTTGATGGACTGCGCATCGATGCAACGCAGGCCCTGTTTGACTCAAGCCGCGAACACATCGTGACACTCATCGCCAGGGAAGCGCGGGCAGCAGCGGGACAGCGTCAAATCTATCTCGTCAGCGAAAATGAGCCGCAGCAAACCAGTATGGTGCGGCCGGTTGAAGTGGGAGGGCATGGACTGGATGCCCTTTGGAATGATGATTTCCACCGCTCCGCAACAGTAGCGCTGACGGGCCGCAGTGAAGCCTATTATCATGATCATCGCGGTTCCGCCCAAGAACTCGTTTCTGCCGCCAAATATGGATACCTGTTTCAGGGACAGCGATATGATTGGCAGGATCGACCGCGGGGAAC
Encoded here:
- the preA gene encoding NAD-dependent dihydropyrimidine dehydrogenase subunit PreA, which codes for MADLRNNFVGIKSPNPFWLASAPPTDKAYNVERAFKAGWGGVVWKTLGEEGPPVVNVNGPRYGAIFGADRRLLGLNNIELITDRDLYTNLREMKQVKMNWPDRALIASIMVPCEEQAWKSILPLVEETGADGIELNFGCPHGMSERGMGSAVGQVPEYIEMVVRWCKQYTRMPVITKLTPNITDIRRPARAAKAGGTDAVSLINTINSIVSVDLDNFAPNPTVGGKGSHGGYCGPAVKPIALNMVAEIARDPETYGLPISGIGGITTWRDAAEFLVLGAGNVQVCTAAMTYGFKIVQEMITGLSDWMDEKGHKTLDDITGRAVPNVTDWQYLNLNYIAKAKIDQDACIKCGRCHIACEDTSHQAITNVVNGLRHFEVIEEECVGCNLCVNVCPVENCITMEPLAAGTLDKRTGRTVDPNYANWTTHPNNPMARRAAE
- the treZ gene encoding malto-oligosyltrehalose trehalohydrolase, which gives rise to MPPISNRRLPIGAEVDADGVSFRLWAPARERCFLVIEGNSEHEMMAEDSGYFWLYVPGLTAGARYQFHFGDASDLLADPASRFQPDGPSGSSVVVDPTRYPWNDHDWQGMSAFGTTLYEMHIGTFTRDGSFASAREKLAKLRMIGINCLEVMPINEFEGEFGWGYDGTLLYAPTRLYGPPDDVRAFVDEAHRLGMGVILDVVYNHFGSGERFCEFTPEYFTERYSNEWGKSINFDGPNSRGVREYVAKNAAYWIDEFHFDGLRIDATQALFDSSREHIVTLIAREARAAAGQRQIYLVSENEPQQTSMVRPVEVGGHGLDALWNDDFHRSATVALTGRSEAYYHDHRGSAQELVSAAKYGYLFQGQRYDWQDRPRGTPGLDLEPWHFIHFLQNHDQVANSGTGARIGHMTSPARLRALTALQLLGPQTPMLFQGQEFGSSSPFYYFADHDGEIADIVRQGRRDFISQFPNLRDEKLVEHMADPCARATFDEAKLDWAEWERNAAIVRFHRDLLHLRQTDKAFSRQACARDGQMDGSILSSTALLLRFFAEKPSDERLLLINFGNDIVVDSLPDPLFAPPGGHHWHLSWSSEEAAYGGSGRRCYDFHKPWVLNGDIALVLAPAKFQNQQNVSTMPLEEWQAGISRVGGSGT